In Staphylococcus lloydii, the following proteins share a genomic window:
- the sgtB gene encoding monofunctional peptidoglycan glycosyltransferase SgtB, with protein MKRSERNKNSMKRSRQPVSNTPYHNTYYEPVNKKKKKKKSNSLFLTLTFTILIIIGIFIGVMYALSLNSNVDDLKSIKDKDSYVSVTDMPNYTRGAFIALEDERFYKHKGFDLKGTSRALFSTLSDRSIQGGSTITQQVVKNYYFDNERSITRKFKELFIAHRVEQTYDKDQILSFYVNNIFYGNNEYTVESAANHYFGTTTNTNNQNLPRITVLQSAMLASKINAPSVYDINDMSDNFKNRVKVTLEKMKQQDYISNNQYQEALQQLGV; from the coding sequence ATGAAAAGAAGCGAACGGAATAAAAATAGTATGAAGCGTTCAAGACAACCAGTTTCTAATACGCCATACCATAACACTTATTATGAACCCGTAAATAAAAAGAAGAAAAAGAAAAAAAGTAATAGTTTGTTTTTAACATTAACATTCACAATATTAATCATCATAGGTATTTTTATTGGCGTTATGTATGCATTATCGTTAAATTCCAATGTGGATGATCTAAAGTCTATTAAAGATAAAGATAGTTACGTTTCAGTAACAGATATGCCCAATTATACAAGAGGGGCATTTATAGCATTAGAAGATGAAAGGTTTTATAAGCATAAAGGATTTGATTTAAAAGGTACTTCAAGAGCTTTATTTTCAACGTTAAGTGATCGAAGCATTCAAGGTGGTAGTACAATTACGCAACAAGTCGTTAAAAACTATTATTTTGATAATGAGAGAAGTATAACAAGAAAGTTTAAAGAATTATTTATCGCACATCGTGTAGAACAAACTTATGATAAAGACCAAATATTAAGTTTCTACGTCAATAATATTTTTTATGGTAATAATGAATACACAGTAGAAAGTGCTGCAAATCATTATTTTGGTACAACGACAAATACTAATAACCAAAACCTACCAAGGATAACAGTGCTACAAAGTGCTATGTTAGCAAGTAAAATAAATGCGCCAAGCGTTTATGATATAAATGATATGTCAGATAATTTTAAAAATAGAGTGAAAGTTACTTTAGAAAAAATGAAACAACAGGATTATATTTCAAATAATCAATATCAAGAAGCGTTACAACAACTTGGTGTTTAA